In the genome of Granulibacter bethesdensis CGDNIH1, one region contains:
- the rplD gene encoding 50S ribosomal protein L4, with translation MQIEIKTLDNGSAGTAELPDEIFAATPRADIMARVVHWQLACRRAGTHKVKGMGEVSGTTKKPYRQKGTGNARQGSLRAPQFRTGGAVHGPVVRDHGYDLPKKVRRLGLISALSQKQAEGKLVVIDTAAGMEKTRDLAAKLRALGWRSALIVDGASVDEGFARASRSLLAVDVLPTIGANVYDILNHDVLAITVAGVEALKARLGFGAAEERSAA, from the coding sequence ATGCAGATCGAGATCAAGACCCTCGATAACGGCAGTGCCGGTACGGCCGAGCTGCCGGACGAGATTTTTGCGGCCACCCCGCGTGCCGATATTATGGCGCGCGTGGTTCACTGGCAGCTCGCCTGCCGCCGTGCCGGCACCCACAAGGTGAAGGGCATGGGCGAGGTAAGCGGCACGACCAAGAAGCCGTATCGCCAGAAAGGCACAGGTAACGCTCGTCAGGGCAGCCTGCGCGCTCCGCAGTTTCGCACCGGTGGTGCCGTTCATGGTCCGGTCGTTCGCGACCATGGCTATGATCTGCCGAAGAAGGTGCGTCGTCTCGGCCTGATTTCCGCTCTGTCCCAGAAGCAGGCGGAAGGCAAGCTCGTCGTCATCGACACGGCCGCTGGTATGGAAAAGACGCGCGACCTTGCTGCGAAGCTGCGCGCCCTTGGCTGGCGCTCCGCGTTGATCGTCGATGGTGCCAGCGTTGACGAGGGCTTTGCCCGCGCAAGCCGCTCGCTGCTTGCGGTTGACGTTCTGCCGACCATCGGTGCCAACGTATATGACATTCTGAACCACGACGTGCTGGCGATTACGGTTGCCGGTGTCGAGGCTCTCAAGGCCCGCCTCGGTTTCGGTGCGGCTGAAGAAAGGAGCGCGGCATGA
- a CDS encoding 50S ribosomal protein L23, whose translation MSREAMYEVIRSPLITEKATLLSERSQVVFRVAIDATKPEIKAAVEGLFGVKVIGVNTLVNKGKTKRFRGRPGQRSDVKKAYVQLVAGQAIDLTAKLA comes from the coding sequence ATGTCCCGCGAGGCGATGTATGAAGTCATCCGTAGCCCGCTGATCACCGAAAAGGCGACGCTGCTCAGCGAGCGCAGCCAGGTTGTGTTCCGCGTGGCGATCGATGCGACCAAGCCGGAGATCAAGGCCGCTGTTGAAGGCCTGTTCGGGGTGAAGGTGATTGGCGTCAATACCTTGGTGAACAAGGGCAAGACGAAACGTTTTCGCGGCCGCCCCGGCCAGCGGAGCGATGTGAAGAAGGCGTATGTCCAGCTGGTCGCCGGTCAGGCTATCGACCTGACCGCCAAGCTGGCCTGA
- the rplB gene encoding 50S ribosomal protein L2, protein MALKHFNPVTASLRGTVLVDRSELWKGKPVKTLTEGKHSTGGRNNHGRITSRFRGGGHKQTYRYVDFKRRKADVPATVERLEYDPNRTAFIALIKYQDGELSYILAPQRLKAGDVVVSGARADIKPGNAMPLGAIPVGTIIHNIEMKPGAGGKIARSAGTYAQLVGKDAGYAQIKLMSGELRVVRAECYATVGAVSNPDNSNIHIGKAGRSRWLGRRPHNRGVVMNPVDHPHGGGEGRTSGGRHPVTPWGKPTKGYKTRTNKRTDSLIIRRRNKGK, encoded by the coding sequence ATGGCACTGAAGCATTTCAATCCCGTGACTGCGTCTTTGCGCGGCACGGTTCTGGTAGATCGCAGCGAATTGTGGAAGGGCAAGCCGGTCAAGACTTTGACCGAAGGCAAGCACTCCACGGGCGGTCGTAATAACCATGGCCGGATTACCAGCCGGTTCCGTGGCGGCGGACATAAGCAGACCTATCGTTATGTGGACTTCAAGCGCCGTAAGGCCGATGTTCCCGCGACGGTTGAGCGTCTGGAATATGATCCGAACCGCACCGCTTTCATCGCTCTGATCAAGTATCAGGACGGCGAGTTGTCCTACATCCTTGCACCTCAGCGTTTGAAGGCTGGCGATGTCGTGGTCAGCGGCGCGCGGGCTGATATCAAGCCGGGCAATGCGATGCCGCTGGGAGCAATCCCGGTCGGAACGATTATCCACAATATCGAGATGAAGCCGGGTGCGGGTGGCAAGATTGCACGCTCCGCTGGCACCTATGCGCAGCTGGTCGGCAAGGATGCCGGTTATGCGCAGATCAAGCTGATGTCCGGCGAACTGCGCGTCGTCCGCGCGGAATGCTATGCGACGGTTGGCGCGGTGTCGAACCCGGATAACTCGAACATTCATATCGGCAAGGCAGGCCGCAGCCGCTGGCTGGGTCGCCGTCCGCATAACCGCGGCGTCGTGATGAACCCTGTCGACCATCCGCATGGTGGTGGTGAAGGCCGTACTTCGGGTGGCCGTCATCCGGTTACCCCGTGGGGCAAGCCGACCAAGGGCTACAAGACGCGTACCAACAAGCGCACGGATAGCCTGATTATCCGCCGTCGGAACAAGGGCAAGTAA
- the rpsS gene encoding 30S ribosomal protein S19, producing the protein MARSVWKGPFVDGYLLNKADAARASGRNEIIKIWSRRSTILPQFVGLTFGVYNGHKFLPVQVTENMVGHKFGEFSPTRTFPGHAADKKAKRG; encoded by the coding sequence ATGGCACGCTCTGTCTGGAAAGGTCCGTTTGTCGACGGATACCTCCTGAACAAGGCCGACGCGGCGCGCGCGTCGGGCCGCAACGAGATCATCAAGATCTGGTCGCGTCGCTCGACGATTCTGCCGCAGTTCGTTGGCCTGACTTTCGGTGTTTACAACGGTCACAAATTCCTGCCGGTGCAGGTGACGGAGAACATGGTCGGACACAAGTTCGGCGAATTCTCCCCCACCCGTACCTTCCCGGGTCATGCGGCCGATAAGAAGGCGAAGCGGGGTTAA